Proteins co-encoded in one uncultured Draconibacterium sp. genomic window:
- a CDS encoding histidine kinase, protein MNSDFKIALGQLIKNRVLQHILFWCLSFLILMNVLKVSAEVKQIDLIYTAVFHLPIVFVVYLNLKMLFPFLWERGNYFSYAVAVIAAIAFGAGFYLLLFDSLIDYIFKGYYFIAYYSFWDISLFFAIYLFISSLLHLARGYFRAEELEKEKSQAELKALKSQINPHFLFNSLNSIYSMARKESKEVSEKIVQLSDLMRHILYESDADFIALEKEVEMLQNYIDMQNLRSGKNKIEFNTIGAIKGKKIAPLLFLPFVENSFKHGMKGGANDAFVNIKVEVAEKVLHFEVENSKGQANDPLSDKYHGIGIENVRKRLEMIYPNQHTLKISDNKETFKVLLQVHLS, encoded by the coding sequence ATGAATAGCGACTTTAAAATAGCACTTGGCCAACTTATTAAAAACAGGGTATTACAACATATCCTGTTTTGGTGTTTATCGTTTTTAATTCTGATGAATGTGTTAAAAGTGTCGGCTGAAGTTAAACAGATTGACCTTATTTACACGGCAGTTTTTCATCTACCCATTGTTTTTGTGGTTTACCTGAATTTGAAAATGCTTTTTCCTTTTCTGTGGGAGCGTGGCAATTATTTCAGTTACGCTGTTGCTGTAATTGCCGCGATTGCTTTTGGGGCAGGTTTTTATCTATTGTTATTCGATAGCCTGATCGACTACATTTTTAAAGGCTATTATTTTATTGCTTACTACAGCTTTTGGGATATTTCGTTGTTTTTTGCCATTTACCTTTTTATATCCAGTTTATTGCACCTGGCGCGAGGATATTTCCGTGCCGAAGAGCTCGAAAAGGAAAAATCGCAGGCCGAGTTAAAAGCTTTGAAATCGCAGATTAACCCGCATTTTCTTTTTAATTCGTTAAACAGCATTTACAGTATGGCCCGAAAAGAATCGAAAGAAGTGTCGGAAAAGATCGTACAGCTCAGCGATTTAATGCGCCACATTCTTTATGAGTCGGATGCCGATTTTATCGCCTTGGAAAAAGAAGTGGAGATGTTACAGAATTATATTGATATGCAGAATCTTCGGTCGGGGAAAAACAAAATTGAATTCAATACCATTGGCGCGATAAAGGGGAAAAAGATAGCACCTTTATTATTTCTTCCTTTTGTTGAGAACAGCTTTAAACACGGAATGAAAGGTGGTGCGAATGACGCCTTTGTAAACATTAAAGTTGAAGTTGCGGAAAAGGTTTTACATTTCGAGGTTGAAAATAGCAAAGGGCAGGCCAACGACCCGCTCTCGGACAAATACCACGGTATTGGAATTGAAAACGTGAGAAAACGCCTGGAAATGATCTATCCCAACCAACATACGCTAAAGATTTCGGATAACAAAGAAACATTTAAAGTACTTTTACAGGTGCATTTGAGTTAG
- a CDS encoding BamA/TamA family outer membrane protein produces MKRILFLCTFLTTYLLSGAQESVTKQGWNFGALPAVTFDTDLGFQYGGLVSLYHYGDGSRYPKYDHSIYLEVSRFTKGSGINRFNYDSDKLIPGLQTSVDISYLSDRAYDFYGFNGYDAVVNKDWYDDETADYKTRMFYKYDRKLFRFKVDLRGDLAGEKFDWVGGFNLLNFKVDYVDIDKLNKNKDEADLLPPHSEEPGLYEKYREWGIISDEDADGGFVPTVKAGIVYDTRDNKPNPMKGMWTEAVLLGSSEFLGGEHSFIKLSLIHRQYFTIIPDDLSFAYRLAYQTTLTGDVPFYYQTQLITSIMKSSTSEGLGGANSLRGILRNRVVGDAVFLGNIEARWKFARFQFMNNNFYMGLNAFTDFGRVLKDIELPETLIEPWLSYQDGVYFDRGAEEMHYSFGLGFRAAMNENFIIRCDYGMAVDERDGDSGIYIGLNYLF; encoded by the coding sequence ATGAAGCGTATCTTGTTTTTATGCACATTTTTAACTACTTATTTATTGTCGGGGGCTCAGGAAAGTGTAACCAAACAGGGGTGGAATTTTGGGGCTTTGCCGGCCGTAACTTTCGACACCGACCTTGGATTTCAATACGGTGGTTTGGTAAGTCTTTATCATTATGGCGACGGAAGCCGTTATCCGAAATACGACCATAGCATTTATCTCGAAGTATCGCGGTTCACAAAAGGGAGCGGCATAAATCGTTTTAATTACGATTCGGATAAATTGATTCCCGGATTACAAACATCGGTTGATATTAGTTACTTAAGCGATCGCGCTTACGATTTTTATGGGTTTAACGGTTACGATGCGGTTGTAAACAAAGACTGGTACGATGATGAAACAGCCGATTACAAAACCCGGATGTTTTACAAATACGACCGTAAATTGTTTCGTTTTAAGGTTGATTTACGCGGTGATCTTGCTGGCGAGAAGTTTGACTGGGTTGGTGGTTTTAACCTCCTGAATTTTAAAGTCGACTATGTAGATATCGATAAGCTCAATAAAAATAAAGATGAAGCTGATTTATTGCCTCCACACAGCGAAGAGCCGGGACTATATGAAAAATACCGGGAATGGGGAATTATTTCGGATGAAGATGCCGATGGTGGTTTTGTACCTACGGTAAAAGCCGGTATTGTTTACGATACCCGCGATAATAAACCCAACCCGATGAAAGGAATGTGGACAGAAGCAGTTTTACTTGGTTCGTCCGAGTTTTTAGGTGGCGAGCATAGTTTTATCAAACTTAGCCTTATTCATCGTCAGTATTTTACCATCATTCCCGACGATCTTTCTTTTGCCTACCGGCTGGCCTATCAAACAACGCTTACCGGAGATGTTCCTTTTTACTATCAAACACAATTGATTACTTCCATAATGAAAAGTTCTACTTCTGAAGGATTGGGAGGTGCCAATTCATTACGCGGAATATTACGTAACCGCGTAGTTGGTGATGCTGTATTTTTAGGAAATATTGAAGCTCGCTGGAAATTTGCCCGCTTTCAGTTTATGAACAATAACTTTTATATGGGGCTGAATGCTTTTACCGATTTTGGACGGGTATTAAAAGATATTGAATTACCCGAAACGCTTATTGAACCCTGGTTGTCATATCAAGATGGCGTATATTTTGATCGTGGAGCAGAAGAAATGCATTATTCATTTGGTTTAGGTTTCCGCGCTGCCATGAACGAAAACTTTATCATTCGTTGCGATTACGGTATGGCCGTAGATGAACGCGATGGTGATTCCGGTATATATATCGGATTGAATTACTTATTTTAA
- a CDS encoding SusD/RagB family nutrient-binding outer membrane lipoprotein — MKKLLIYILIIPLLLGSCSNELDKDWLDPQVYQPEPEEVVSGLFTHMEKTRFWMKDYGEWYWFLSGWYMSFVGVSQLAEFLPYSESYINLWADYHFGDLDYFMDNANGNTYNKFSRFYTDLTNFSLIRDEVSTLDGAELDDNILYLKLATVLKDVVALQTVDLFNSIPYFDAFQGTQGVFFAPYDDPMEIYKSVIEEYQTIAAELPATYEKMSPVAKNTFKTQDIFFKGDINKWVQYINAETLKSCVRISGVAADYVQPYLTEAIKDLPEEDFTFSSPQVNENRIGNSSGGIFQRGLYEQFYALTVPDVIMTRMNHGSDNYDVEIDDPRLPVLTMGFTDDGTAEDVEYYGVSGNWERNKYLRVGLEVDQALPIDSAKRNVYPQIDAQYNVITPNRSMDIMVQACPWTFYNPVTYVLSESPLYIFSLAETDLLLAEVSLKGYTSTGKSAGEHMNDAVRHSVDFWYMMNGVTNYAGDMNDVTKAILTPQKPDASIIENYATTIQSQFEAASGIEDKMEILMQQKYIHLNIWEAFECFAELRRTRHPKLEPITCSGSSLDLVNATMMLERFELPPSERANNYDFYSAVMDDDDWGTPIFWVPQDKISEEYYLPEAIKAPLQ, encoded by the coding sequence ATGAAAAAGTTGTTAATATATATTCTGATTATTCCTCTCTTGTTGGGCTCTTGTAGCAATGAGTTGGACAAAGATTGGCTGGATCCACAGGTTTATCAACCCGAGCCCGAAGAAGTTGTTTCCGGATTGTTTACGCATATGGAAAAAACCCGTTTCTGGATGAAAGACTATGGTGAATGGTATTGGTTCTTAAGTGGTTGGTATATGAGTTTTGTTGGAGTTTCCCAATTGGCTGAATTTCTACCATATTCTGAATCATACATCAACCTTTGGGCTGATTATCATTTTGGTGATTTAGATTATTTTATGGACAATGCCAACGGAAATACTTACAATAAGTTTTCTCGCTTTTACACTGATTTGACAAATTTTAGCTTAATTAGAGACGAAGTTTCTACTTTGGATGGAGCTGAGCTTGATGATAATATATTGTATTTGAAACTTGCAACTGTATTAAAAGATGTTGTAGCATTGCAAACTGTCGATTTATTTAATAGTATCCCTTATTTCGATGCATTTCAGGGGACTCAAGGAGTATTTTTTGCTCCATATGACGATCCTATGGAGATATATAAATCGGTAATTGAAGAATATCAGACTATTGCCGCTGAGCTGCCTGCTACATACGAAAAAATGTCTCCTGTTGCTAAAAACACATTTAAAACTCAGGATATTTTCTTTAAAGGTGATATAAATAAGTGGGTACAATATATTAATGCCGAAACATTAAAATCGTGTGTTCGTATATCAGGTGTGGCTGCTGATTATGTACAACCGTATTTAACTGAGGCGATTAAGGATTTACCGGAAGAAGATTTCACTTTTTCTTCACCACAAGTTAATGAAAATAGAATTGGAAACTCATCCGGTGGTATCTTTCAACGTGGACTCTATGAGCAGTTTTATGCGCTTACAGTACCTGATGTAATTATGACACGAATGAATCATGGTTCTGATAATTATGATGTAGAAATTGATGATCCTCGATTGCCAGTTCTTACAATGGGATTCACTGATGATGGAACCGCAGAAGATGTAGAATATTACGGAGTTTCAGGAAACTGGGAACGTAATAAGTATCTTCGTGTAGGATTGGAGGTTGACCAAGCTCTTCCTATTGATAGTGCGAAAAGAAATGTTTACCCACAAATTGATGCACAGTATAATGTTATTACACCTAACCGTTCTATGGATATTATGGTTCAGGCTTGTCCTTGGACATTCTATAATCCTGTAACTTATGTATTGTCCGAATCTCCGCTTTATATTTTCTCTTTAGCTGAAACCGATTTGTTATTAGCAGAAGTAAGTCTTAAAGGATATACTTCAACAGGCAAATCTGCAGGTGAGCACATGAACGATGCAGTTCGTCATTCGGTAGATTTTTGGTATATGATGAATGGTGTTACAAATTATGCCGGCGACATGAATGATGTGACTAAAGCAATTCTTACTCCTCAGAAACCTGATGCAAGCATAATAGAGAATTACGCGACTACTATTCAAAGTCAGTTTGAAGCAGCAAGTGGAATTGAAGATAAAATGGAAATCTTGATGCAGCAGAAATACATTCATTTAAATATATGGGAAGCTTTTGAGTGTTTCGCCGAATTACGCCGAACGCGGCACCCAAAACTGGAACCGATTACTTGTAGTGGTTCTAGTCTGGATTTGGTAAATGCAACAATGATGCTTGAACGTTTTGAATTACCTCCTTCTGAAAGAGCAAATAATTACGATTTCTATTCTGCCGTAATGGATGATGACGATTGGGGAACTCCAATTTTCTGGGTTCCACAAGACAAAATAAGCGAAGAGTATTATTTACCGGAGGCAATTAAAGCTCCTCTACAGTAA